The following DNA comes from Deltaproteobacteria bacterium.
CGGCGGGGGTGTACTTCACGGCGTTGTCGAGCAGGTTGAGGAGCAGCTGCTGTAAGCGGTCCGGGTCGGCGGCCAGCGGCGGTAGCTGCGCCGGAATCTCGTTGCGAATCGTCACCTGCCCCTCGGCCGCCTTCTCCCGCACCAGCTCGATCGCCGCAGCTACGGCCGGAGCGAGCAAGACTGCGCTGCGGTGCATCGGGGTGCGCCCCAGCTCCAGATCCGAGAGCGTCAGCAAGTCATCGGTCAAGCGGCCGAGCCGCTGCGAATGCCGCTCGATGATGGCGGCGAACTTGCGCGCTAGCTCGGGGTTGTCGGCGGCACCGGTGCGCAAGGTTTCGGCGTAGCCGTGGATCGCGGTCAGCGGGGTGCGCAGCTCGTGCGAGACATTGGCGACAAAGTCGCGGCGCGTCGCTTCGAGCTTCTTCATCGTCGTGACGTCATGAAACACGAGGATGAAGCGCCGGGCCTCGGCGAGCGGCGCCGCGGTGACTTGTACCTCCTCGCGTCCGGCCGCGGTTTCGAGCACTATTTCACGCACCAGCGGGCCGCGGTTCTCGCTGCTGAGCACGGCCCGGATCAAGGCGCGCAAGTCGGGATCACGCGAGAGGTGAATCAACGGCTGGCCGACCAGCGTGCTAGCGGGCGCCGGCGCGAACAGCTGGGCCGCCCTTTGGTTGGCCAGCTCGATGGTACCGTTATGATCGGCGACCAGCACGGCCTCGACCATGCCGCCCAGAATCGCGGACAGCTTGCCCTGCTCGTCACGCGCCGTCTGCAGCTGGGTGCCAAGGCTTCGCGCCATGGCCAGCACGTTGGCTTCCAGGCGGGCGACGAGGTCATCACCCGTGGGCCGCAGCGGCGGCGGCGGCCGGCCTTCGGTGATCGCTTGCGAGAACTCGGTCAAGCGCCCCACCCGTTGCGACAGCCGCCGCGACAGCAGCAGCGCCGGCCACAGCGCCGCCAGCGCCGCGATGCCGACGCCACCCCAGATCGCCACCCGGATGCGATGGCGTGCCTGGTCGATGGTCGCCATCGGCACGGCCAAGCGAATGACCCGCACCTCTGCCGCGCGCGTTTGCCGCCAGGCGCGATAGAAGAGCGAGCGCTTGATGCTGGCGCTCAGCCGTACGTCACTGCCGTCGCCGCTGGCCGACGCCGCCAGCACCTCGGGCCGGTCGCGATGATTGGCCAGGGTGGCCGAGGGCGCGGCGGAATCGCCCAGCACGGTGCCGTCGGCGGCGATCACCGTGACCCGGGCCCCGGTCTCGGCGGCAACCGCGGCGCAGTGCTGATCCAACGCCGTGCCGCGCAACTCCCACGGCAACCACGCCGCCGCCAACCGCGCTTGCTGCAAGACCTCGTCCGAGAGCGTCGCCAGGTACAGATCCTCGATCAGCTGGTCGCTATAGGCATAGAGGCTGGCCGCCACCGCCAGCAGCGCAAACAGGTACGGCGCCAGCAGCCGCACCAGCAGATTACGACTCCAGCGCACGGTCGTTGAACTTGTAGCCGACGCCACGCACGGTGACGATCAGCTCGGGGTTGGCGTCATCGCGTTCGAGGCGGGCGCGCAAGCGGCGCACGTGCACGTCCACCGTGCGTGGCTCGACGTAGGTGTCCTGCCCCCACACCAGATCGAGGATCTGTAAGCGGTCGTAAACGCGGTTGGGTGACTGCACGAAGAAGCGCAGCAGCTCGAACTCGCGCAACGAGAACTCACTCTTCTTCCCGTCGAGAAACACCTCGTAGGTGTCGAAGTCGATGCGCAGGCGGCCCCGCTCGTAGAACGAATGCGGCTGTTGCAGCTCCGCGCCATAGGCGCGCCGCAGCACCGCGCGCACACGCGCCATCAGCTCGCGCGGGCTGAAGGGCTTGGTGACGTAATCGTCCGCACCCATCTCCAGACCGACAACGCGGTCAACCTCGGCCGCCTTGGCGGTCAGCATCACGATCGGCAGGCGCGTCGTGGCGGCGTCACTGCGGATGCGCCGGCAAACCTCGAGACCATCGATGCCCGGCAGCATGAGGTCGAGTATCAGCAGTGCCGGCCGCCGGCGCCGGACCAGCTCGAGCGCTTGCTCGCCGCGGCCCGCCGGCACCACCGCAAAGCCCGCCTGCTCCAAGTTAAAGCGCAGCAGCTCGGCTATATCAGGCTCGTCTTCGACGACGAGAATGACCCTGCTCTCGCCGGTCGTCATACCGATGGCGGCACGTGGTCGAGATGGCGGATGCTCTTACCCTTGACCATGAACACCACCATCTCGGCGATGTTGGTGGCGTGATCAGCGATGCGTTCGAGGTACTTGGCCACAAACAGCAGGCGGATAGCCCGGCCGATGGTCTGCGGCTGCTCGACCATGAACGAGCTCAGCTCGCGGAATAGCTGCTCGGTGAGCTGATCGATGGCATCGTCGTCGCGGCAGACCTTGAGCGCCAGCTCGACGTTTTCGTGCACGAAGGCGTCCAAGCTCTCGCGCAGCATGCGCTGCGAGATTTCGGCCATGCGCGGAATATCGATGAGCGGTTTGAGTTGGGCTTCCTGGCTCAGCTCCAGCGCGCGCTCGCACAGATTGACCGCCATGTCGCCGATCCGCTCCAGGTCGGTGGTGATCTTGAGCCCGGTGGTAATCAGGCGCAGATCCCTGGCGGCCGGCTGGTGCAAGGCCAGCAGGCGCAGGCAGAGTTCGTCGATCTCGACATCCAAGCGATTGACGCTATGGTCCGCCGCGATCGTCGCCTGCGCCTGGGCGTCGTCGCGCCCCACCAGCGCGCTGACCGCGTTGGCGATCTGCTTCTCGACGAGGCCGCCCATCTCCAGAATGCTCAGATGGAGCTGCTTCAACTCGGCCTCGTAGTGGCGGTCGGTATGCAGGCGTGCATCCACGGCGATATCCTCGCTATCCGAAACGGCCGGTGATGTAGTCTTCCGTTTCTTTCTTTTCGGGGGTGGTGAACACCCTCGGCGTCGGGCCGAATTCTACAAGCTGCCCGAGGTAGAGAAAAGCGGTGAAGTCCGACACCCGGGCCGCCTGCTGCATGCTGTGGGTGACGATGACAATGGTGTAGTGCTGCTTGAGCTCGTAGATCAATGACTCGATCTTGGCGGTGGCGATCGGGTCGAGGGCCGAGCAGGGCTCGTCCATCAGCAGCACCTCGGGCGCGACCGCCAGGGCGCGGGCGATGCACAAGCGCTGCTGTTGGCCGCCGGAGATGCTGACGCCGGAGGCGTCGAGGCTGTCCTTGACCTCGTCCCAGAGCGCGGCTTGGCGCAGGCTGCGCTCGACGACGCCGGCCAAGTCGCGGCGCGAGCCCCGGCCGCGGTTGAGGCGCAAGCCGGCCGCGACGTTGTCGAAGATCGACATCGTCGGGAATGGATTCGGCCGCTGAAACACCATGCCGACCCGGCCCCGGACCTGCACCGGGTCGACACCGGGGGCGTAGATGTCGTCGCCGTCGAGCAGCACTTGGCCGGCAACACGAGCGCCCGGCACGACTTCGTGCATGCGGTTGAGGCAGCGGATGAAGGTGGATTTGCCGCAGCCGGATGGTCCGATCACCGCGGTGACGGCGCCGGCGGGGACGCTCATGTTGATGTCGCTCAACGCCCGCTGGCTACCAAACCAGGCGTTAAGACCCGTCACTTCGAGCTTGTTGGCCATGCAGCTCACCTGGCGGTGCGAACCTGCCCGCCGGTAAACAGCCGCACGCTCAGGCTGGTGGTGCAGATGAGCAACAACAACACCAGCGCGCCGGCCCAGGCCTGCCGGTGCCAGTCCTCGAACGGCGAGATGGCATAGCTGTAGATCTGCACCGGCAGCGCAGCGATGGGAGCACCGAGGCCGTGGTGCCAGAACTGATTGCCGAAGGCGGTGAAGATCAGCGGTGCGGTCTCGCCGGCGATACGGGCGAGCGCCAGCATGATGCCGGTGACGATGCCGCCGCGCGCGGTGCGCAACACCACCCACAGCGTCGTCCGCCACGCCGGCAGCCCGAGCGCCAGCGCCGCTTCACGCAGAGAATTGGGCACCAGCTTGATCATCTCTTCGGTCGTGCGGGCCACGATCGGCAGCATAATCACGCCCAAGGCGAAGCCGCCAGCATACGCGGAAAAGCTCTTAGCCGGCAGCACGATCAGCACATAGGCGAAGATACCGATGACAATAGAAGGCACGCCGTTGAGAACGTCGGCGGCAAAACGCACGGTCCAGCCGAAGCGGCCGTGCCCGTACTCGCTGAGGTAAACCCCCGCAAGCACGCCGACGGGTAAGCCCAACACGCAGGCCAGGCCGATGAGCGTGATGGTACCGACTATGGCGTTGGCCATGCCGCCGCCCGGCTCGCCGACGGGCGCGGGAAGTTGGGTGAAGAAATCGAAGTTCAGCGCGGTGATTCCCTTGGTGATCAAGTAGCCGAGGATGAGCACCAGCGGCACCAGCACCGCCACCGTGCAGCCGATGGCGATGGCTTGTGCCGCCGCGTTGGCTATCCACCGTCGCCGGTAACGCATCGCTCACGCTCCGTGCCTGGCGGTGGCCGGTCCGGCCACACTCCAAACCAGCAAGCGTGCCAGCGCGTTGACGGCGATTGTGACCAGCAACAGCACCAGCCCGATTTCCATCAAAGCCTGAACGTAGAGATCGTCCGCCGCCTCCGAGAACTCGTTGGCGATCACGCTCGCCATCGTGCTCGCCGGCGCGAACAGCGAAAGCGAGATGTCGGCGCGGTTGCCGATCACCATGGTGACCGCCATGGTTTCTCCGAGCGCGCGGCCGAGCCCGAGCATGACCGCCCCGATCAGACCGGTGCGCCCGTAAGGGACGATCGCCAGGCGCACCATCTCCCAGCGCGTTGCGCCGAGCGCCAGCGCCGCCTCGCGCTGGGCCGCCGGCACGGCCTGAAAGACCTCGTGGGCGACCGCGGTGATGTACGGCACCACCATCACCGCCAGAATCATTCCCGCGGTCAGCATGCCGACGCCGTACTTCGGGCCGCTGAAGAGCGGCAAGGACCCGAGTGCCGCTTCGAGCCCGGGGGCGGCGTAATCGCGCACCCAGGGCACGAGCACGAAAATGCCCCACAAACCGTAAACCACGCTGGGAATGCTGGCCAGCAACTCGACCAGAAACGACACCGGCGCGCGCAGCCACTGCGGTGCCATCTCGCTGAGGAACAGCGCGGTCGCGATACCCAGCGGCACCGCTTGCAGCAAGGCCAGCAGTGACGACACCAGTGTGCCGTAAATGAACGGCAGCGCCCCGAACTCCTGCGCCACCGGGTCCCAGTTCGAGCTGATTAGGAAGCGCCAGCCAAACGCCCGCATCGCCCCGAGCGACTGGCAAATCAGCACCAGGAGTACGGCCGCAACCACCCCCAAGAGCGCCATGGCGAAGCCACGAGTGAGGTTGAAAAACAGCCAGTCGCCAACATTGCGCCGCGCCCTCACACCCGCTGCCGGTGCGCGTGCTCGCAGCCAGCTCCGCCCGCGGCTCTCGCCCTTGATCGCAGTAGCCATCCCGTGATCTCGACGGCGGCCACTATAGCGGGCGATTGTTACGGGCATGTTACACGGTCGCCAGCCGGCGAGCACCCATTACTGGTCCAGCAGCGGCTTGCCGTCCGCCGCGGTCACCCGACGCAGCGCGGCGTGCTCCTTCGCCGCGACCTCCTTGGGCAGAGGCGCATAGTGCAGCGTCGGCGCATACTGCTGCCCGTCGCGCAGCATCCAGTCGATGAACTGGACCAGCTTCCTGCCCTTCTCGGCGTCCTTCTGCTTCTCGTACACCAGCAGCCACGTCATGCTGGAAATGGGGTACGCATCCGCACCGGGGGCGTTGGTGATCGAGACACGAAAGTCGTCCGGCATCGTTTGTGCCAGCCCCGCGGCCGCCGCCGTCACGGACTCCAGGGACGGCTGCACGAAGCTGCCCGCCTGGTTCTTCACGTCGGCGAACGGCAACTTGTTGGAGATGGCATACACCAGCTCGACGTATCCCAGCGAGAACGGCGTCTGCTTGACGAGGCCGGTCACCCCCTCGTTGCCTTTCCCGCCAAGGCCCACGGGCCAATTGACCGACGTGCCCTTGCCGACCTTGGCTTTCCACTCGGGGCTGACCTTGCTGAGATAGTCGGTCCAGATGTACGTGGTGCCGCTGCCGTCCGAGCGGTGCACGACTATGATGTCTCGATTGGGCAGCGGTACCCCGGGATTAGTTGCCGCCAGGGCCGGATCGTTCCACTTCGTGATCTTGCCCAGGAAGATGCCCGCGATGGCTTCCGGGGTAACCTTCAGTCTCGGCGGGACGCCCTCAGCGTTATACGTCAGCACGTCCGCCCCGAGCACGGTGGGAAAGTGCATGATGTGCCCGGGCGCCGCGCGCAGCTGCTCATCGGTCATCGGTCCGTCCGACGCCCCGAAGTCGACGGTCTGCTCGGTGATCTGCTTGATACCGCCGCCGCTGCCGATGGATTGGTAGTTGAACCGCACCGACGGGTCGACTTGCGTGTAGAGGTTGAACCACTTCGAGTACATCGGGTACGGGAACGTCGCGCCGGCGCCGTTGATCAACAACTGCGCGTGGGCAGATCCCGCAAAGAGCAGACTCAGCAGAGCCACGCTCAGCGCCCGGGGGTTTTTCCTCAGCGTTTTTCTCATTGTCATTCCTTTCTCTCTGCGCCGTGTCGTTGGGGTGGGCCCTACTGCCGTTAGAACTTTAGCACGGCATCGAGCTGAGTGCGGACCAGCGTCGGATTGCCGTTCAGGGACGCGTTCGACGCCTTGCGATCGAGCGCATCGATGAGGTGCGCTTTGGCGGTGAGCTGCAGATTGGGCAGCAGGACATAATCGAGGCGCACCATGTGGGCGCTCACGTTGGTGCTGCCCTTCTGGGTGGCTTTCTTCTGGACGTAGTCGAGGTCACTGAAGCTGAAGAGGGACGGCACGGCGTCCTTCTCGACCCGTGCGTAGGTGTACGACATACCCCAGTCCCCGACGT
Coding sequences within:
- a CDS encoding response regulator, with amino-acid sequence MTTGESRVILVVEDEPDIAELLRFNLEQAGFAVVPAGRGEQALELVRRRRPALLILDLMLPGIDGLEVCRRIRSDAATTRLPIVMLTAKAAEVDRVVGLEMGADDYVTKPFSPRELMARVRAVLRRAYGAELQQPHSFYERGRLRIDFDTYEVFLDGKKSEFSLREFELLRFFVQSPNRVYDRLQILDLVWGQDTYVEPRTVDVHVRRLRARLERDDANPELIVTVRGVGYKFNDRALES
- a CDS encoding PAS domain-containing protein; this encodes MRWSRNLLVRLLAPYLFALLAVAASLYAYSDQLIEDLYLATLSDEVLQQARLAAAWLPWELRGTALDQHCAAVAAETGARVTVIAADGTVLGDSAAPSATLANHRDRPEVLAASASGDGSDVRLSASIKRSLFYRAWRQTRAAEVRVIRLAVPMATIDQARHRIRVAIWGGVGIAALAALWPALLLSRRLSQRVGRLTEFSQAITEGRPPPPLRPTGDDLVARLEANVLAMARSLGTQLQTARDEQGKLSAILGGMVEAVLVADHNGTIELANQRAAQLFAPAPASTLVGQPLIHLSRDPDLRALIRAVLSSENRGPLVREIVLETAAGREEVQVTAAPLAEARRFILVFHDVTTMKKLEATRRDFVANVSHELRTPLTAIHGYAETLRTGAADNPELARKFAAIIERHSQRLGRLTDDLLTLSDLELGRTPMHRSAVLLAPAVAAAIELVREKAAEGQVTIRNEIPAQLPPLAADPDRLQQLLLNLLDNAVKYTPADGSVTVRAQSAPPPAGDTTSRSGVELVIADTGIGIPSHDLPRLTERFYRVDKARSRELGGTGLGLAIVKHIVQAHGGRLAIESELGHGTCVRVTLPASGGGV
- the pstA gene encoding phosphate ABC transporter permease PstA; this encodes MRYRRRWIANAAAQAIAIGCTVAVLVPLVLILGYLITKGITALNFDFFTQLPAPVGEPGGGMANAIVGTITLIGLACVLGLPVGVLAGVYLSEYGHGRFGWTVRFAADVLNGVPSIVIGIFAYVLIVLPAKSFSAYAGGFALGVIMLPIVARTTEEMIKLVPNSLREAALALGLPAWRTTLWVVLRTARGGIVTGIMLALARIAGETAPLIFTAFGNQFWHHGLGAPIAALPVQIYSYAISPFEDWHRQAWAGALVLLLLICTTSLSVRLFTGGQVRTAR
- the pstB gene encoding phosphate ABC transporter ATP-binding protein, translating into MANKLEVTGLNAWFGSQRALSDINMSVPAGAVTAVIGPSGCGKSTFIRCLNRMHEVVPGARVAGQVLLDGDDIYAPGVDPVQVRGRVGMVFQRPNPFPTMSIFDNVAAGLRLNRGRGSRRDLAGVVERSLRQAALWDEVKDSLDASGVSISGGQQQRLCIARALAVAPEVLLMDEPCSALDPIATAKIESLIYELKQHYTIVIVTHSMQQAARVSDFTAFLYLGQLVEFGPTPRVFTTPEKKETEDYITGRFG
- the phoU gene encoding phosphate signaling complex protein PhoU produces the protein MDARLHTDRHYEAELKQLHLSILEMGGLVEKQIANAVSALVGRDDAQAQATIAADHSVNRLDVEIDELCLRLLALHQPAARDLRLITTGLKITTDLERIGDMAVNLCERALELSQEAQLKPLIDIPRMAEISQRMLRESLDAFVHENVELALKVCRDDDAIDQLTEQLFRELSSFMVEQPQTIGRAIRLLFVAKYLERIADHATNIAEMVVFMVKGKSIRHLDHVPPSV
- the pstS gene encoding phosphate ABC transporter substrate-binding protein PstS translates to MRKTLRKNPRALSVALLSLLFAGSAHAQLLINGAGATFPYPMYSKWFNLYTQVDPSVRFNYQSIGSGGGIKQITEQTVDFGASDGPMTDEQLRAAPGHIMHFPTVLGADVLTYNAEGVPPRLKVTPEAIAGIFLGKITKWNDPALAATNPGVPLPNRDIIVVHRSDGSGTTYIWTDYLSKVSPEWKAKVGKGTSVNWPVGLGGKGNEGVTGLVKQTPFSLGYVELVYAISNKLPFADVKNQAGSFVQPSLESVTAAAAGLAQTMPDDFRVSITNAPGADAYPISSMTWLLVYEKQKDAEKGRKLVQFIDWMLRDGQQYAPTLHYAPLPKEVAAKEHAALRRVTAADGKPLLDQ
- the pstC gene encoding phosphate ABC transporter permease subunit PstC, which gives rise to MATAIKGESRGRSWLRARAPAAGVRARRNVGDWLFFNLTRGFAMALLGVVAAVLLVLICQSLGAMRAFGWRFLISSNWDPVAQEFGALPFIYGTLVSSLLALLQAVPLGIATALFLSEMAPQWLRAPVSFLVELLASIPSVVYGLWGIFVLVPWVRDYAAPGLEAALGSLPLFSGPKYGVGMLTAGMILAVMVVPYITAVAHEVFQAVPAAQREAALALGATRWEMVRLAIVPYGRTGLIGAVMLGLGRALGETMAVTMVIGNRADISLSLFAPASTMASVIANEFSEAADDLYVQALMEIGLVLLLVTIAVNALARLLVWSVAGPATARHGA